Proteins co-encoded in one Oscillatoria sp. FACHB-1407 genomic window:
- a CDS encoding EAL domain-containing response regulator: protein MTRILVIEDEAPIRENIVDILLIEGFEVAEAVCGATGLQLAMKLQPDLILCDVMMPNLDGYELLKILRKSPETATIPFIFLTAKTTKADFRQGMVTGADDYLTKPFTASELLEAITSQLTKQTAIAEKYDLERQQLEEKFNHSLHFDRVTGLPNQLLLHEQFNQLREQSETHQPIGVLCILLQQFNRLISLPEADLHAFLQQFVDRLRQCVQQQTGVEHQTAAEVITRLNLNKFTVFLTNHATEAEIIQTTEILLRELTQPFDVTGQRLYLSLCIGISRYPLHDTQVENLVRNAELAAESIPAHMLNAYQFYTPALRQRSQEQLMLENELRASWESNHFCVYYQPQINAQTGKVIGAEALIRCLHPTRGLIPPFKFIPLAEETGLIVPIGEWVARCACQQAKEWQTEGQPSVRIAVNLSPRQLNQPQLEQMILSVLQETGLPPECLELEITESCVMEDLERAIATLRSLQNRGIRIALDDFGTGYSSLGYLKRLPLNTLKIDRSFVSHVQDDPQNREIVKNIIQMAHTLGLKTVAEGVETQAEVDYLRQQGCDELQGYFFSRPVPTSDLEIFLQTWRGLSSG, encoded by the coding sequence ATGACCAGAATTTTAGTGATCGAAGATGAGGCACCTATCCGTGAAAATATCGTTGATATTTTACTGATTGAAGGGTTTGAAGTTGCTGAAGCTGTCTGCGGGGCGACTGGGTTACAACTCGCAATGAAGCTACAACCAGATCTGATTTTGTGTGATGTGATGATGCCCAATCTGGATGGCTATGAATTGCTCAAGATATTACGCAAGTCTCCTGAAACGGCTACGATTCCATTCATTTTTTTGACAGCAAAAACCACTAAGGCAGACTTTCGTCAGGGGATGGTGACGGGTGCTGATGATTACTTGACGAAACCCTTTACGGCTTCAGAATTATTGGAAGCCATTACCAGTCAACTGACAAAACAAACGGCGATCGCCGAAAAATATGATCTAGAGCGACAACAATTAGAAGAAAAGTTCAATCATTCGCTTCACTTTGATCGGGTTACAGGCTTACCCAATCAACTCCTGCTACACGAGCAATTTAATCAATTGCGAGAACAGTCTGAGACACACCAGCCCATCGGCGTTTTATGTATTCTCCTACAGCAATTTAATCGGTTGATTAGCCTCCCCGAAGCCGATCTCCATGCTTTTCTACAGCAGTTTGTCGATCGCTTGAGACAGTGTGTCCAACAACAAACAGGTGTAGAACACCAGACTGCTGCCGAGGTCATTACGCGGCTCAATCTAAATAAATTCACTGTTTTTCTAACGAATCATGCAACTGAAGCCGAGATCATTCAAACAACCGAAATTCTTTTAAGAGAGTTAACCCAACCGTTTGATGTTACTGGTCAACGGCTTTATCTCTCCCTCTGTATTGGGATTAGTCGCTATCCCCTGCATGATACACAGGTTGAAAATCTGGTTCGGAATGCTGAACTCGCTGCTGAGTCGATCCCAGCACACATGCTAAATGCTTACCAGTTCTATACTCCGGCTCTGCGTCAGCGATCGCAAGAACAACTCATGCTAGAAAATGAGTTGCGAGCATCCTGGGAGAGTAACCATTTTTGCGTATACTACCAACCCCAAATTAACGCTCAGACGGGCAAGGTAATTGGCGCAGAAGCTCTAATTCGCTGCCTGCACCCAACCAGAGGTTTAATTCCTCCGTTCAAATTTATTCCACTGGCTGAAGAAACAGGGTTGATCGTTCCTATTGGGGAGTGGGTTGCTCGCTGTGCCTGTCAGCAAGCCAAAGAATGGCAAACCGAAGGGCAGCCAAGTGTGCGAATTGCCGTCAATCTATCTCCACGGCAATTGAATCAGCCCCAATTGGAACAGATGATTTTGAGCGTGTTACAGGAAACAGGGTTGCCGCCGGAATGTCTGGAACTGGAGATCACCGAAAGCTGTGTCATGGAAGATTTAGAGCGGGCGATCGCCACTTTGCGATCACTGCAAAATCGGGGCATTCGGATCGCTTTAGATGACTTTGGCACAGGTTATTCCTCGTTGGGATATTTGAAGCGACTGCCTTTGAACACACTAAAAATTGATCGCTCATTCGTCAGTCATGTTCAGGATGATCCCCAAAACCGGGAAATCGTGAAAAACATCATTCAGATGGCTCACACCCTCGGCTTAAAAACGGTCGCTGAAGGGGTGGAAACCCAGGCAGAGGTTGATTATCTAAGACAACAAGGCTGTGACGAGTTACAGGGCTATTTCTTCAGTCGCCCAGTTCCGACCTCAGACCTGGAAATATTTCTACAAACCTGGCGTGGCTTATCCTCCGGCTAG
- a CDS encoding ParA family protein, translated as MAKVISLFNQAGGTGKTTLAMNLGYSLAQQGHRVLLLDMDPQSSLTVFMGLQPHELTDTIAQSILDRELMPVLSGIHQMDLVPSNLTLSAADVKLATAIAKETRLKKALSPVEPNYDFVLIDCPPTLGVLSILSLVASTHILIPMQTQYKSFVGLDLLLGTISELQQEGVAADLRIAGVIPNLHDRTAQSKEILEAVTEQFSGVAPVFPPIPRAVAFADASMQHVPLGLYDPKHAALTALNAITQSLEAL; from the coding sequence GTGGCTAAAGTCATCTCGCTATTTAATCAAGCCGGGGGAACGGGGAAGACGACCCTGGCCATGAACCTGGGGTACTCGTTAGCTCAGCAAGGGCATCGGGTCTTACTGCTTGATATGGACCCGCAGTCGTCGTTGACGGTGTTTATGGGTCTGCAACCGCACGAGCTAACGGATACGATCGCCCAGAGCATCTTAGACCGTGAACTGATGCCTGTTTTGAGTGGCATTCATCAGATGGATCTGGTGCCTAGCAATTTGACGTTGAGTGCAGCGGATGTGAAGTTGGCAACGGCGATCGCCAAAGAGACTCGCCTTAAAAAAGCTCTTTCCCCGGTTGAGCCAAATTATGATTTTGTGCTGATTGACTGTCCTCCCACATTAGGGGTTCTTAGCATCCTCTCGTTGGTGGCATCCACCCACATCCTGATCCCGATGCAGACGCAGTATAAGAGTTTTGTGGGGTTAGATCTGTTGTTGGGAACGATCAGCGAGCTTCAGCAGGAAGGGGTTGCCGCAGACCTGAGAATTGCCGGGGTAATCCCAAACCTGCACGATCGCACTGCCCAAAGTAAGGAGATCTTAGAAGCGGTGACGGAGCAATTTAGTGGAGTTGCCCCTGTGTTTCCGCCGATTCCACGGGCAGTTGCCTTTGCAGATGCCTCGATGCAACATGTCCCATTGGGATTGTATGACCCCAAACATGCTGCACTGACTGCTCTCAATGCTATTACTCAAAGCCTGGAGGCTCTGTAG
- a CDS encoding PDDEXK nuclease domain-containing protein: MAKSGSLFPTDDTYKTFLRSLKERIQQAQIKAALAVNQELIVLYWQMGREILARQQQEGWGAKIIDQLAQDLKREFPDIKGFSSRNLKYMRAFAEAYPDESFVQQVAAQIPWFHHCVLLDKIKTPSERLWYIQQTSQNGWSRNILALQIETGLYQRQGGAITNFEKTLPKPQSDLAQQLLKDPYNFEFLTLNKEAQERDLERALVKHIRDFLLELGVGFSFVGSQYPIVVDGQEYRIDLLFYHFKLRCFIVIDLKMVEFQPEFSGKMNFYVSAVNQLLRHPDDQPTIGIILCKSKNKTVAELALQGMTQPIGVATHKIGSELPEQLKTLLPTVEQLEVELQTLEVENISVEDQL, encoded by the coding sequence GTGGCTAAGTCTGGTTCTCTGTTTCCAACGGATGATACGTATAAAACCTTTTTGCGATCGCTAAAGGAGCGCATCCAGCAGGCTCAGATTAAGGCAGCCCTGGCGGTCAATCAAGAGCTGATTGTGCTGTACTGGCAGATGGGTCGAGAGATCTTAGCCCGACAGCAGCAGGAAGGGTGGGGTGCCAAAATCATTGACCAGTTGGCACAAGATTTGAAGCGCGAATTCCCTGATATCAAAGGGTTTTCGTCGCGTAATCTCAAATATATGCGGGCGTTTGCGGAGGCTTACCCGGATGAGTCATTTGTGCAGCAGGTTGCTGCACAAATTCCCTGGTTTCATCACTGTGTCCTGTTGGATAAGATCAAAACCCCATCTGAGCGGCTCTGGTATATTCAGCAAACCTCCCAGAACGGCTGGAGTCGTAACATTCTGGCACTACAAATCGAGACGGGTCTTTATCAACGTCAGGGTGGGGCGATCACCAATTTTGAGAAGACGCTGCCGAAACCCCAATCGGATTTAGCCCAGCAGTTGCTCAAAGACCCCTACAATTTTGAGTTTTTGACCTTGAATAAGGAGGCTCAGGAACGCGACTTAGAACGGGCATTAGTCAAGCATATTCGGGATTTTTTGCTGGAATTGGGGGTTGGCTTTTCTTTTGTCGGGAGCCAATATCCGATTGTGGTGGACGGGCAGGAATACCGCATCGATCTGTTGTTCTATCACTTCAAGCTGCGCTGCTTTATTGTGATTGATCTGAAAATGGTTGAGTTTCAGCCGGAGTTTTCCGGGAAGATGAATTTTTACGTCTCGGCAGTCAATCAACTGTTGCGCCATCCGGACGACCAACCGACCATTGGAATTATTCTATGCAAGTCGAAAAACAAAACGGTTGCTGAGTTAGCTCTTCAGGGGATGACACAACCCATTGGCGTAGCAACTCATAAAATTGGCTCAGAGCTTCCGGAGCAACTGAAAACTCTGCTTCCCACAGTTGAGCAATTAGAAGTGGAACTACAAACCTTAGAAGTCGAGAATATCTCTGTGGAGGATCAACTGTGA
- a CDS encoding sensor histidine kinase has translation MVANKKPPQHSEEQRLQVLHEHHILDTASEPIFDRFVRAAQEVCQTPVALISLVDEKRLWFKAKIGMDASDVPRDGSFCARAIEQPDILIVPNAQQDERFAQNPFVNCDPGIRFYAGVPLKSHEGYALGTLCVVDYKPRHLTASQIHALRDLSRRVSVELQRRRAIAQLIHKPTNGYKAEKHFLRQLTVRFGLMIAITLGTQLGSHISNTRVLEGEDWVSHTLEAISDIETVNAELANLQATTQQYVILGDPQTLATYDQRVNAIQLNLRELRQLTRDNAYQQQNLDQLQPVLDQELAYLEQIITTRETGGLPSVTSLMNKEDQRVLNSAIRNYLMQMRQEEERLLTQRLARVESKQETAALVSGIGRLVVLGIIFTTFLMIRQEIKRRNLAEENTEEQRELLEITLSSIGDAVVVTDCDRHVTSLNPIAEALTGWTEEEARHHSIDEVLKLVNLETGESVESPFQTTLATANIQTLATGVGLQHRDGTIIPIDDSCAPIFNKQGVLRGAVMVFRDATLRVQAEAEIQHVLQKEKELSELKSNFISMVSHDIRTPLTIILTSIELLQNYIHKTTEEQRERYFQRIRAAIKRIQEFLSDVLLVSKADSGALKYEPAPLDLSEFCSDLTEEVQLSTGNSHQIVFSNQCAYQTVQADPKLLHHILINLLSNAVKYSPEKGKVYFDLECTEQQIQFRIRDEGIGIPEEDLPQLFSVFHRASNVGQIAGTGLGLSIVKNCVELHSGEIAVSSKVNQGTTFTVTLPI, from the coding sequence ATGGTTGCAAACAAGAAACCTCCCCAACACAGTGAAGAGCAGCGATTGCAAGTCCTTCACGAACACCATATTCTAGATACCGCCTCTGAACCGATCTTTGACCGATTTGTTCGGGCTGCTCAAGAGGTCTGTCAGACACCAGTTGCCCTAATTAGCCTGGTTGATGAAAAGCGGTTGTGGTTTAAAGCCAAGATCGGCATGGATGCCAGCGATGTGCCACGCGATGGCTCCTTTTGTGCCCGTGCCATTGAGCAACCCGATATACTCATCGTTCCCAATGCCCAACAGGATGAACGGTTTGCCCAAAATCCTTTTGTCAATTGTGATCCGGGGATTCGGTTCTACGCAGGAGTGCCTCTCAAAAGCCACGAGGGCTACGCATTGGGAACCTTGTGTGTGGTCGATTACAAGCCTCGACACCTCACCGCATCTCAGATTCACGCACTGAGAGATCTGTCACGACGGGTCTCTGTAGAACTGCAACGGCGGCGAGCGATCGCCCAGTTAATTCACAAACCGACCAATGGGTATAAAGCTGAAAAACACTTTCTCAGGCAACTAACCGTCCGATTTGGCTTAATGATTGCCATTACCCTGGGCACTCAACTGGGATCTCATATCAGCAATACTCGCGTCTTGGAAGGTGAAGACTGGGTTTCTCATACCTTAGAAGCCATCTCTGATATCGAAACGGTCAATGCTGAATTAGCCAATTTACAAGCGACTACTCAACAATATGTGATCTTAGGAGATCCGCAAACACTGGCAACTTATGACCAGCGAGTGAATGCCATTCAACTCAATCTGCGAGAGTTGCGCCAACTCACTCGTGACAATGCCTATCAACAACAAAACCTGGATCAACTGCAACCCGTTTTGGATCAAGAACTGGCATATCTAGAGCAAATCATCACTACCCGCGAGACAGGTGGGTTGCCATCCGTCACCTCCCTCATGAACAAGGAAGACCAACGTGTCTTAAACTCTGCTATTCGCAACTATCTAATGCAAATGCGGCAAGAGGAAGAAAGGTTGTTAACTCAGCGGCTAGCACGGGTAGAGTCTAAGCAAGAAACCGCAGCCCTTGTTAGTGGCATTGGCAGACTGGTGGTTTTGGGCATCATTTTCACGACCTTTTTGATGATTCGTCAGGAGATCAAGCGACGCAACCTCGCAGAAGAAAACACCGAAGAGCAACGAGAACTGCTGGAGATTACACTCTCAAGTATCGGGGATGCAGTTGTGGTGACAGATTGCGATCGCCACGTTACATCGCTGAATCCCATTGCCGAAGCGTTAACCGGGTGGACTGAAGAAGAAGCCAGACATCATTCAATTGATGAAGTTTTAAAGCTCGTCAATCTGGAAACAGGGGAATCTGTTGAGAGTCCCTTCCAGACAACGCTGGCAACCGCTAACATTCAAACCTTAGCTACTGGCGTAGGGCTACAACATCGAGATGGAACCATCATTCCTATTGATGATAGTTGCGCCCCGATTTTCAACAAACAGGGCGTGTTGAGAGGGGCAGTGATGGTCTTTCGAGATGCAACGCTCCGCGTGCAGGCTGAAGCCGAGATTCAACATGTTCTACAAAAAGAGAAAGAACTGAGCGAGTTAAAGTCAAACTTCATCTCGATGGTGTCCCATGATATTCGTACACCGTTGACTATCATCCTTACGTCGATTGAACTGTTGCAGAACTACATTCACAAAACGACAGAGGAACAACGAGAACGCTATTTTCAACGAATTCGTGCAGCGATCAAACGAATCCAGGAGTTTTTGAGTGATGTCTTACTGGTCAGTAAAGCTGACTCTGGTGCTCTGAAATATGAACCTGCTCCGTTAGATTTGAGTGAGTTTTGTAGTGACTTAACCGAAGAAGTTCAACTCAGCACAGGGAATAGTCATCAGATTGTGTTTTCTAACCAGTGTGCTTATCAGACCGTTCAGGCAGACCCAAAATTGCTGCACCACATTCTCATCAACCTATTATCAAACGCCGTGAAATATTCCCCCGAAAAGGGCAAGGTTTATTTCGATTTAGAGTGTACGGAGCAGCAGATCCAATTCCGCATTCGCGATGAGGGAATTGGCATCCCCGAAGAGGATTTGCCGCAACTGTTTTCAGTCTTCCACCGGGCAAGCAATGTGGGTCAAATTGCGGGTACAGGCTTGGGACTGTCAATCGTCAAAAACTGCGTGGAGTTGCACTCTGGAGAGATTGCCGTGAGCAGTAAGGTCAATCAAGGAACAACCTTTACAGTCACCTTACCCATTTAA
- a CDS encoding ParB/RepB/Spo0J family partition protein: MPPRKTAPKPQLRNVAAILNRDPVQPDLSTQPTQSIPLDKIRLPTKQPRRFFDTGKLAQLVESVKEFGILEPLLVRPLENGDYELVAGERRLRAARELGLEKVPIAIHHLDERQALQVALMENLQREDLNPVEETEAVLDLLAIALEVDRSEIISLLHQSYNAKQRGQALNQNVLIQLEKIESLLSEIGRFNAGTFRSSRLPLLNLPDDVLSALRNGEIEYTKAQAIARVKDEKQRAKLLKQVIAKNLPLSEIKALVKEVKPESEQPPEKIAAQRLGEIGKRLQKSEVWGDRRKRDRITKLLDELDRLTAHE, encoded by the coding sequence GTGCCACCTCGTAAGACCGCTCCGAAACCACAACTGCGCAACGTTGCCGCTATTCTGAACCGAGATCCGGTTCAGCCTGATCTATCGACTCAGCCAACGCAATCTATTCCCCTTGATAAGATTCGCCTGCCGACAAAGCAACCGCGTCGTTTCTTTGATACGGGCAAGCTGGCTCAACTGGTGGAGTCTGTGAAAGAGTTTGGCATTTTGGAACCCTTGCTGGTGCGTCCCCTGGAGAATGGGGATTATGAACTGGTGGCAGGGGAGCGACGGTTGCGAGCGGCGCGTGAGTTGGGGCTAGAGAAAGTGCCGATCGCCATCCACCACTTGGACGAGCGGCAGGCATTACAAGTTGCCCTGATGGAGAACCTCCAGCGGGAAGACTTGAATCCGGTTGAGGAGACTGAGGCAGTTCTGGATTTGCTGGCGATCGCCCTTGAGGTGGATCGTTCCGAAATCATCTCGCTTTTGCACCAGTCGTATAACGCTAAACAGCGAGGTCAAGCGTTGAATCAGAACGTTCTGATTCAATTGGAGAAGATCGAATCTTTGCTATCGGAGATTGGACGATTTAATGCTGGAACCTTTCGCTCAAGCCGTTTGCCGCTGTTAAACCTGCCGGATGATGTGTTGTCTGCACTGCGAAATGGGGAGATTGAATACACTAAGGCTCAGGCGATCGCCCGTGTCAAAGATGAGAAGCAACGGGCTAAGTTGCTCAAACAGGTGATTGCTAAGAATCTGCCGTTGAGTGAGATTAAGGCACTGGTTAAAGAAGTGAAGCCTGAATCAGAACAGCCCCCTGAAAAGATAGCCGCTCAACGATTGGGTGAGATTGGTAAACGATTGCAGAAAAGTGAAGTTTGGGGCGATCGTAGAAAACGCGATCGCATCACGAAGCTATTGGATGAGTTGGATCGACTGACGGCTCATGAGTGA
- a CDS encoding winged helix-turn-helix domain-containing protein, whose translation MPKRLTLNPHLTLDELEQHYRSAKTVTERSHYQILWLLAQGKPSEEVAAVTGYSRSWIYELVRSYNHLGAGALGDLRRHNPGAVPKLDDMQQANLLQAIRGPAPDGGLWNGRKVADYLSQVLGQSISRQQGWEYLKQMKLRLRGTRPQHQESDVEAQEACEKKLHDELERIQKGYPDADVEVWCEGEHLPSRETKVVAFALIPQSCNLPNDCGR comes from the coding sequence ATGCCTAAACGTCTCACTCTCAACCCGCATCTAACGCTTGACGAACTGGAGCAACACTATCGCAGTGCTAAAACGGTGACCGAACGATCGCACTATCAAATCTTGTGGCTATTAGCGCAAGGCAAACCGAGTGAGGAAGTAGCGGCAGTGACGGGTTATAGCCGCAGTTGGATCTATGAGTTAGTTCGCAGTTACAACCACCTGGGAGCAGGGGCATTGGGGGATCTGCGGCGGCATAACCCCGGAGCCGTGCCCAAGCTCGATGATATGCAGCAAGCCAATCTCTTGCAAGCGATTCGAGGACCTGCCCCCGACGGTGGTTTGTGGAATGGGCGCAAGGTTGCAGATTACTTGAGCCAGGTGTTGGGTCAGTCCATCAGTCGGCAACAGGGATGGGAATATCTTAAACAAATGAAATTGCGCCTGAGAGGCACCCGTCCTCAGCATCAGGAGAGTGATGTGGAGGCGCAAGAAGCCTGCGAAAAAAAGTTGCACGACGAGTTGGAACGGATACAGAAGGGGTATCCCGACGCCGACGTCGAAGTGTGGTGCGAGGGTGAACACCTGCCGAGCAGGGAGACGAAAGTCGTGGCTTTTGCCCTTATTCCTCAGAGTTGCAACCTGCCGAACGATTGTGGACGCTAG
- a CDS encoding DUF305 domain-containing protein, translating into MTFIRGKLTSLVWLGMVPLMSLSLVACSSTTSSQSTDSGSSNSQMAQMDHGSMGHGQASPMPMDHGSMSMDLGPADENFDLLFIDGMIPHHEGAVIMAQEALQKSNRPEIKQLAQAIIDAQEQEISELKGWRSAWYPNVGDEPMMYHAEMGHMMPMTEEMRSSMMMSGDLGAADGEFDLRFINAMIPHHQGAIDMAQQALEKSDRPEIKELAQTIISSQQAEIDQMTQWRKDWYGQ; encoded by the coding sequence ATGACGTTTATCAGAGGAAAATTAACTTCGCTCGTTTGGCTAGGAATGGTGCCTTTAATGTCGCTGAGTCTTGTTGCTTGTAGCAGTACAACCTCCAGCCAATCTACTGACAGTGGCTCCAGCAATTCTCAAATGGCACAGATGGATCACGGCTCTATGGGGCATGGTCAGGCTAGCCCCATGCCGATGGATCACGGTTCGATGAGCATGGATTTGGGACCAGCCGATGAGAATTTTGACCTGCTTTTTATCGATGGCATGATTCCTCACCATGAAGGAGCCGTGATCATGGCGCAGGAAGCACTACAAAAGTCAAACCGTCCTGAAATTAAGCAGTTAGCACAGGCCATTATTGACGCTCAAGAACAAGAGATTTCAGAACTCAAGGGGTGGCGATCTGCCTGGTATCCCAATGTCGGGGATGAGCCGATGATGTATCACGCTGAGATGGGTCACATGATGCCCATGACCGAGGAGATGCGCTCTAGCATGATGATGAGTGGCGACCTGGGTGCAGCCGATGGAGAATTTGACCTGCGCTTTATCAATGCGATGATTCCCCATCATCAAGGGGCAATTGACATGGCACAACAGGCATTAGAAAAGAGCGATCGCCCTGAGATCAAAGAACTGGCTCAGACCATCATCTCTAGCCAACAAGCCGAGATCGATCAGATGACGCAGTGGCGAAAGGACTGGTACGGTCAATAG
- a CDS encoding heavy-metal-associated domain-containing protein yields the protein MALQLTVPNMACSACSDTITKAIQAIDPAATVQADTKTKLVNIETQAAEATIKQAITDAGYTVA from the coding sequence ATGGCTCTTCAACTGACTGTTCCTAATATGGCTTGCTCGGCTTGCAGCGACACCATCACCAAAGCCATCCAGGCGATCGACCCTGCGGCGACCGTGCAAGCCGACACTAAAACGAAACTCGTCAACATTGAAACCCAAGCCGCAGAGGCAACCATCAAGCAGGCCATTACCGATGCGGGTTATACCGTCGCATAG